The Thermodesulfovibrio thiophilus DSM 17215 genome includes the window ACCCAAATTCACAGCTGGCAAATCTTTGAAAGAAGCAGTAAAGTAATTTTGAAAAATTTTATTGTAAGGGGAAAGAATGAACTCTCCCCTTACAATAAATATTAAAAAGTGCAAGAGTTTGACAAGGTTTTTTTTAAACTTGCTTTTAATAATAAAATTCCTTCCAAACAGCAGTTAAAGAATCTGATTTTACAAGCTTCTGATTTTTTTACATTTCTAGATTTTAAAAGGCCTTCTGATTACATGACAAACCAGGATTTTTTGAAGGGATATCTTATTTATTTTGTTCCTGTGAGTTTGGCTAAAATATACAGCATTATGAAAGAGTTTTTTTGGCATCCTTCAATGTTTCACAAAAAACATTTGAAAATAATAGATATAGGTTGTGGACCTTCTCCCTCAGTTGTGTCATTTTTTAAACTATGGCAGAACAGGATAATTTCTTCAGACAATATTCAATACATTGGAGTTGAGCTTGAAGAAAAAGCAATAGAGCTTGGGGAAAAAATTATTCAGGCATTGAAGCCTCAAGATTTATCTATTGAATATAGATTTTTAAAAACAGATGCATCAGATTTAAAAACATATATTAAGCTGAAAGAGCTAAACCCTGATATTATGATTTTTTCAAATTCCATTGGAGAAATATTAGATGATAAAGGGATTATAGACGAGGATTTTATAAATTTTATAAAATATTTTAGTTTTAACAATGAAAAATTTACACTAGTTCTTATAGAGCCAGGAACCAAAAAATCAGCTTCCAGACTTCAAATGCTCAGAGATAAATTGATAAAAGAACTTAACTTTTATTCATACAGCCCATGTCTGAATAATCTGCCATGCCCAGCTTTACAGGCAAAAAACTGGTGCTATGAAGAAAGAAAATGGAGTGCTCCCTCATATTTATCTTTCCTTAGTGCTAAAGGATTACAGGTAAATTATCTAAAATTTAGCTATATAATTTTAACAAAAGATGGAATAAACATTAAAGATACTTTTGAAGCAGATGAAATTGTTATAAAAAATACTAGCCATCTGTTAAATGAAAAGGGTAAAAGTAAACTTTGGGGATGCTGGGATGGAAAACTTGTCCATATTGAACGACTGAAGCGTGATTATATAGAGCATGATCCTTGGCTTAAAATAAAGAAGGGAACATATTTTAGTATTGATAGATTAGAAACTCTATCAAATAACAAAATAAGAATTCCCGCTAATGCGAAAATTACAATTCTCTATAGCCCATATGAAGATCTATAAAATTCTAATATTTTAAAAAATCAGCCTTTTAGATTTTTGATAAATGTTTCTATCTCAATAGCAGGCATTGTCATTAACTGAATTGTTCCTCTAGAACCAAGCTCTACGGACATCTTCATAACTGTTATATTATCAGAAGCTTCTACAATGTTTACAAAGTCATAAGGACCAAGAACCGCATATTGTTGGATTATTTTTACACCCATTTTTTCAATTTCTCTGTTAACCTCAAGAACTCTTTCTGGTTTTTCTTTTAATGTTTCTCTGCCTTCATCTGTGAGTGTACTTAAAATAACATAGTAAGGCATCTTACACCTCCTAATATTTTTTTACATTATACCAAAAATTTTATAATTTTTTTATAATTAAAAAATGGATTATATCGTAGTTTTTATAACGACACCCAGCGAGGATGAAGCAGCAAAAATAGCGAAAACTTTAGTTGAAGAGAAACTTGCAGGATGCGTTAATATTGTGAAAAATGTTCGTTCTATATATTCATGGCAGGGCAATATTGAAGACGAAACCGAGGTATTAATGATTGTAAAAACAAGGAATGAACTCTTTGAAGAGCTTGCAAATAGAGTAAACTCAATTCATTCATATACAGTACCAGAAATTATTGGAATGAAAATTACTAAAGGTTCTGAAAGCTATTTAAAATGGATTGAAGAGGTTACCTGGAGATGAAAGAGGCAGTTTATACGTCTTTAATATGCAAACAATTTTGTAGTTATTATAAATCAGGCAAAGAAGCGATCCATTGTGGTGGATATTCTTATTTAAAAAAGTTTTTAACTCCTTCAGAATTAAATGAATTAATCGAAATTCTCCGTTGTTATGATAATTTGGTATTAAATGAAAAATTATCTTTTTTATGTGCCAAATGCGACTTCAGAGAGGATGGTTGCGATTTTGCTGAAAATAAAACCGAAATTCCATGTGGAGGATACTTAATAATAAGCAGGATTTTGAATTATTTGAATCTTTAAATAGAAGATTTCCTTACCTTTACTGTATTTGCATGAGCCTGCAACCCTTCAATTGTAGCGAGCTTTTCAACATAAGGAGCGAGTGTATTAAATCCTTTTTGCTTTACTTTTATCAGAGAGCTTCTTTTAAGAAAGTCATAAACTCCTAGTGGTGAGAAAAATTTTGCTGTTCCAGATGTTGGCAGCGTATGATTTGGACCTGCTATATAGTCTCCAATTGGTTCAGTTGAGTAATGTCCGAGAAATATTGCACCAGCATTTTTCAGAAATGGAATAAGTTTTTCTGGATTTTCAGCCATCACTTCAAGGTGTTCTGGAGCTATAATATTTGCAATTTCTGCTGCTTCTTTTAATGATTTAACTATAATGATAGCACCATAATTTTTTAAAGCTCTGTTAGCAATCTCAGATTTTGGAAGTAATTGAAGCTGTTTTTTTATTTCTTTTTTAACTTCTTCAACTAACTCTTCCTGAGTGGTTATGAGAATGCTACATGCCATTTCATCGTGTTCTGCCTGACTGAGCATATCAGCTGCTATGAAATTAGCATGGGCAGTTCTATCTGCAATTATCAATATTTCACTTGGTCCTGCTATCATATCAATGTCGACTTCGCCAAATACTATTTTTTTGGCAGTGGCAACATATATATTGCCTGGTCCTATGATTTTATCAACCTTTTTAACTGTCTCTGTACCATAAGCCATGGCTCCAATTGCCTGAGCTCCTCCAATTCTGTAAACTTCTTTTATATTAAGGAGATGAAGTGCTGCACATACTACAGAATTTATTTCTCCTTGAGGCGTTGGAACACATACTGAGATTTCTTTGACTCCTGCCACCTGAGCTGGAATTACATTCATAAGGACTGTTGATGGGTATGATGCTTTGCCACCTGGAACATAAGCACCAATTCGTTCAATAGGTCTTATAATCTGTCCAAGAACAATGTCCTTTTCTTCATACTGCCATGATTGCTCAAGCTGATGTTCATGGAATTTTTTTATTCTCTCTTTTGCAAAATTCAGAGCACTGATAATATCTTTAGAAACTTTTTTTGCATTTGCCTCAATTTCTTGAGGCTGGATTTTTAATGGCAACTCGTGTTTATCAAAGAGTTTGGTATACTTTATTACAGCTTTATCTCCTTTTTTAGAGATATCATTAAGAATTTTTCTTACTTTTTCATCAATTCCCTGATATGACGGCATTCTTTTTCGAAGTTTTTTAAAGAATTTTTGAAGTTCTTCTTTATTTTTTATAATTTGCATAAAAAATTATACATGATATCATTAGACAATTGCCAATTTGTACCAAGTAATACTAAATTTATGTATAAATTAAAAAATCATAATTCTTTAATACATTATTTGTAATATTACCAAAAAGTAACACATTGCAATAATTTATGTTACTAATTAGTAACATAAATGTAAAAATTTTATTGAATTTTATAAGTTTTTCTTTGGTATATGTTTTGCTTAAGATAATTGTTAGACGGTTAATTTCTCATTTTGAAAATCAATTCTTAACAAAGGAGGTGATGAATAAAATTTAAAAATTTATTTTAAAAATTTAAATTTTATTAAATTTCCAGAAAGGAGGTTAGGTTATGGAAGAAGTAAAAAAGGGTATTAGTGAAGATTGGCTGTCGTTCTGGTTGGCTATTATTATCTTTTTGATTTCTCTTTTATCCTACGCCGGCATTGATCCTCTTGGTTGGGTTGTAAGTACAAAAGTATGGACAGACCCAAGTAAGGCAATGGCTCCAACAGGAAAGGTTTACCAGTCTGTAAAAGGTGAGATTACAAAAATCGATGGTAATAAGATCACTATAAAAAAACCTGATGGAAAAGAGGAAGCCATCACTGTCGCTGATCCAACAAAGTATAAAGTTGGAGATACTTATGAAAAGAAAGGACTTTCAGGCTTTGCATCGTTGGTGCTTACCTATATTGCCCTAGCTATCATCTTTTCAATTGCTGCAGTATTTATGCGAGCTAATATTGTTAAATTCAATCTGGGGTTCTTCTTCATTTTCTGGTTAAGCTATTTATGCTGGTTTATAGGACATTATGCATACTTTGCTGCAACAGATGCAAAAAAATTCAATATTCCATGGTCACTTAAGCTTACAGGTGAGGGTGGATTTATTTTTGCTCTTTTACTTGGTTTAATAGTTGGAAACTTCTTCAGAGGCTTTGCTAAATTTATGGGAGAAGCATTAAAACCTGAGTTTTACATTAAAACAGCAATAGGATTAATGGGTGCTTTGCTTGGATTAAAATCAGCACAGGCATTTGGACTTGCCTCTGCAGTTTTATTCAGAGGACTCTGTGCTATTATTGAAGCATATCTTATCTACTGGGCTCTTGTTTACTGGATTGCGAGAAAGTGGTTTAAATTCAGTAAAGAATGGGCAGCACCACTTGCAAGTGGAATCTCAATATGCGGTGTCTCAGCAGCAATCGCAACAGGTGGAGCAATTAAGGCAAGACCTGTAGTGCCTATTATGGTGAGCTCTCTTGTTGTTATATTTGCAGTTGTTGAGCTTATACTCCTTCCTTTCTTTGCTCAGGCATTTTTATGGAAAGAGCCAATGGTTGCCGGTGCCTGGATGGGGCTTGCAGTAAAAACAGATGGCGCAGCTTTTGCATCAGGTGCTGTTGTTGATGCACTTGTAATAGCAAAGGCTGAAACAGCAGCTGGAATTAAATATGAACCAGGCTGGCTACTAATGGCAGCATCAACAACTAAACTCTTTATAGACATCTTTATCAGTATCTGGGCATTTATTCTTGCCTATATATGGTGTGCAAAGATTGAGTGCAAACCAGGTGAAAAAGTTAGCGGTGGAGAAATATGGAGAAGATTTCCAAAGTTTGTAATTGCCTATGCAGTAACATTTATAGTTATTCTTCTTATTTCAATGCAGCATGCACCGAAAATTGCACCTGTAGAAGCTAATATAAAGAAAATAGACAAAGAAATCGTATCTATTGAAAAACAGCTTGCTACTGTAACTGATCCTGCCCAGCAGGCAGCTATAGCAGCGAAGATTGAAGAGAAGAAAACTCAGAAGAAAGATCTTGAAGCAAGCATTAAAGATTCAAAGAAGATTGTTGCTCAGACTTCAACTGCAACATCTGGAACTAATGCTTTGAGAGTACTATTCTTCTTGATGACATTCTTTACAATAGGAGTAATATCTGACTTCAGAAAACTCTGGGAAGAGGGTATTGGAAAACTTGCTCTGGTTTATTTAATCTGTCTGTTTGGATTCATACTCTGGATTGGACTGTTAATTTCTTATATATTCTTCCACGGAGTCAAGCCTCCGGTAATAACAGGATAAAGGAGGGAAAATCATGGCAGAAGAACCAAAACTCAAGGAAGAACTTGAAAAAATGGAGTTTGAGCCCTTGCTTCCAATTGAGAAAAAACTTATTGTTTGGAGCGTAGGGCTTGGTTTAGTCCTATTAGTTGTACTGGTCTGGATAAGCTATACATTCTTTCCGGCATCTCACGGATAAAATCAAACAGAGGGGGAAGGATAATCCCTTCCCCCTCTGTTTGATTTTATTTTGTTAATTTTGAAGTTAAATTAATCAAGTATTCATTCAGAATTTATCGCCTTTTTTATCACATTGATTCTTTTATTAAACAAAAAGTTGAAAAAGCTATTGGACCTAATGTTTCTATCAAATATTTAAGTGTCAAATGGAGTAAAATTGTTGCTTATGATATTGTGATAAAAACTCCTGCCGGTACAACATTTCTTGATATAAAATCAATAACGCTAACACCATATATGCTGTCACTTTTAAAAAAACGGGTTGAAATTAAAGAAATACTGATGGATTCTTCGACGATCTTTTTGATAAGAACAAAACAGGGGAAATGGCTTTTGCCTGAATTTTCTAAAAAAGAGGAGGAAAACTCGTCTCAAAAAGAAGATAAAAAATCATCTATAGAACTTGCAATAAAAGAATTTAAGGTAACCAACGCTAATATAATAATACAGGATGACCTGAAAGGCTTTAATATTAAATTATACGATGTTGCAGTTAATATGAGTAATAAAGTCTCATTATTTAAATCAGATGAAACAGTAGTTACTGCTTCAGCAAAGTTTCCTGACCGTGGAGATATTTCACTTAAAGCTAAAGGAAATTTTTCAGATGAAAAGTTTACAGGCTCTCTAACTTTAAAGGATTTAAACATGACGTTACTCAGACCCTATATTAGGGGTGGTTATACTGTAAAAAGGGGAAGACTCAGCTTTTATTCAAACTTTAATATCAATAAAGGTTATGTAAAAGCACCCTCAATTTTAAGACTCAAAGATTTAGATATAAAGTCAAGCGGATTTTTTATGGGAGTGAGTGCTCCGCTTCTGATAGAGTTCTTAAAAGAAAAAGATGAGATAGTTTTAAATTGTAAGATATGGGGGAAATGGAATAATCTTAAAAATGATATACCAGAATCTTTACAGAAAAAGATTACACAGCAGATAGGCAGAACTGTTACCTCACTGCTCAGATCATTAACAAATCCAATTGAAAATCTAATAAAGGAATCCAGATAAAACAATTTAAATTAACTAACTTTTTTTAAGCTTCAATGTTTCTTTAATCATAAGAAGAAATTTCACATAATCAAATGCAAAATTCATAAGCTCTACTTCGTCTTTTTTCATTTTTTCAATTCGTTCCTGAGGAACATCAAAAACATCCATAAATCTACTCTCAAATACAAATCTTTTGAAAGCATCAATGTCATAGCATGCTGTATAAAAAGCTTTCTGTTTTTTTTCATCAATCTTATCAGCTTTCAGATTTTTCTTAAAGAAAAGCTCTTTCCATCCTCTGTTCATATCATCATAGAGGTCAACACCCTGATCTTTTCTCCATTCAGCTACACTCCACTCTTTGTCTTCTTGAAAGCCTTTGCAGTGAGGTTCTTTGACAAAAAAGTAAACTTCGTCAGTTATCCCATCTGTTAAATCAAATTTTTTAAGAGATGCCTGTCCAACTGGATAGTATCTGCACGTTGCAGGTCTGTCTTCATAGACTGAGCATCCAGCTTCACATAAAAATGGACAGGTCATTTCTTCATCATTATTCTTGTTTAAAAACACAAATGGATAACCGCTTTTTGGTTCAATAAAAACATATGTATAATTCATTAAAAATTCACCAGATGATATATCGAATCTGTTTTTTAATCTCAGAATATCATACGGTGTAAGCATTATATCAATATTTTTACAGCAACTTTTGTAACAGGATATACCAGGATAACAACGAAATTTAAATTTTGATTCAATTGTTAGCTCATCAGGAGCTATTACATTAATGTTTAACATTAAGCCTCCTCTTTAATTATTTTGAGATATATTTTTCTTGCTCTTGGTCCATCAAACTCACAGAAAAATATGCTCTGCCATTGTCCTAAAATAAGTTTTTCTTCTTCAATAAAAACACTCACAGAGGATCCAACAAGAGTTGTTTTAATATGACTATCCGCATTTCCTTCCATGTGTAGATATTCAGCTCCGTATGGTGCAATCTTTTTTAAAGCATTTATAATATCCTTTTTTACGGAAATATCAGCTCCTTCGTTTATTGTTATTCCGGCTGTTGTATGAGGAACATAGAGATAACAGACACCACTTTTAACCCCAGAATTTTTAACAACATTCTCAACTTCATCGGTAATATCAATGAATTCCTCTCTTAATGAAGTTTTAACTGTTAATGTCTTCATCACAGTTTAAGCCTCCTTATTCTTTCTACAGCTTCTTTGATTCGTTCTTTTGATTGAGTAAGAGCAAATCTGATATATCCTTCTCCATGTTCGCCAAATCCAACTCCGGGTGTGCATAATACTTCAACTTCTTTTAAAAGTTGAGCTACAAAGTCAATTGAGCTTATTTTTTGTGGAACTTTCACCCATAGATAGAAAGTTGCCATGGGCTTTTTAACTTCAAATCCTGCTGATTTTAGTCCTTCACATAACATATCTCTTCTTTCTCTATATATATCTCTAATTTGTTCCAGAACATTATCATCGGTCTGAAGAGCAACTATGCTTGCTTCTTGAATAGCTTGAAAAACTCCTGAATCAAGATTTGTTTTTACTTTTCCAAGTCCTGCAAGAACTTCTCTATTGCCAACTACAAAGCCTATTCTCCATCCAGTCATGTTATAAGTTTTGGAAAGAGAGTGAAACTCTACTCCCACTTCTTTAGCTCCATCTATCTGCATAAAACTAACTGGTTTTTCTTCGTAAAAAATCTCTGAGTATGCTGCATCGTGACAGACAATTATGTTGTATTGTTTTGCAAATTCAATGACTTTTTTAAAAAATTTTTCATCAGCTGTAGCAGCTGTTGGATTGTTAGGATAGTTTATAAACATAAGCTTGGCTTT containing:
- a CDS encoding GYD domain-containing protein, with protein sequence MPYYVILSTLTDEGRETLKEKPERVLEVNREIEKMGVKIIQQYAVLGPYDFVNIVEASDNITVMKMSVELGSRGTIQLMTMPAIEIETFIKNLKG
- a CDS encoding YkgJ family cysteine cluster protein yields the protein MLNINVIAPDELTIESKFKFRCYPGISCYKSCCKNIDIMLTPYDILRLKNRFDISSGEFLMNYTYVFIEPKSGYPFVFLNKNNDEEMTCPFLCEAGCSVYEDRPATCRYYPVGQASLKKFDLTDGITDEVYFFVKEPHCKGFQEDKEWSVAEWRKDQGVDLYDDMNRGWKELFFKKNLKADKIDEKKQKAFYTACYDIDAFKRFVFESRFMDVFDVPQERIEKMKKDEVELMNFAFDYVKFLLMIKETLKLKKS
- a CDS encoding small ribosomal subunit Rsm22 family protein, whose protein sequence is MTNQDFLKGYLIYFVPVSLAKIYSIMKEFFWHPSMFHKKHLKIIDIGCGPSPSVVSFFKLWQNRIISSDNIQYIGVELEEKAIELGEKIIQALKPQDLSIEYRFLKTDASDLKTYIKLKELNPDIMIFSNSIGEILDDKGIIDEDFINFIKYFSFNNEKFTLVLIEPGTKKSASRLQMLRDKLIKELNFYSYSPCLNNLPCPALQAKNWCYEERKWSAPSYLSFLSAKGLQVNYLKFSYIILTKDGINIKDTFEADEIVIKNTSHLLNEKGKSKLWGCWDGKLVHIERLKRDYIEHDPWLKIKKGTYFSIDRLETLSNNKIRIPANAKITILYSPYEDL
- the cutA gene encoding divalent-cation tolerance protein CutA, with translation MDYIVVFITTPSEDEAAKIAKTLVEEKLAGCVNIVKNVRSIYSWQGNIEDETEVLMIVKTRNELFEELANRVNSIHSYTVPEIIGMKITKGSESYLKWIEEVTWR
- a CDS encoding LL-diaminopimelate aminotransferase, coding for MQIQYAERIRTLPPYLFAAIDQMKREALSKGADVIDLSIGDPDIPTPAHIVDAMKKAVENPEHHRYPSYEGMFSYRKAVSDWYRQRFNIELDPEKEVLSLIGSKEGIGHIPLAFIDPGDIVLVPSPGYPVYPVGTKFAGGVSYFMPLREDNNFLPDLDSIPEDVAKKAKLMFINYPNNPTAATADEKFFKKVIEFAKQYNIIVCHDAAYSEIFYEEKPVSFMQIDGAKEVGVEFHSLSKTYNMTGWRIGFVVGNREVLAGLGKVKTNLDSGVFQAIQEASIVALQTDDNVLEQIRDIYRERRDMLCEGLKSAGFEVKKPMATFYLWVKVPQKISSIDFVAQLLKEVEVLCTPGVGFGEHGEGYIRFALTQSKERIKEAVERIRRLKL
- a CDS encoding putative sulfate exporter family transporter, with the translated sequence MEEVKKGISEDWLSFWLAIIIFLISLLSYAGIDPLGWVVSTKVWTDPSKAMAPTGKVYQSVKGEITKIDGNKITIKKPDGKEEAITVADPTKYKVGDTYEKKGLSGFASLVLTYIALAIIFSIAAVFMRANIVKFNLGFFFIFWLSYLCWFIGHYAYFAATDAKKFNIPWSLKLTGEGGFIFALLLGLIVGNFFRGFAKFMGEALKPEFYIKTAIGLMGALLGLKSAQAFGLASAVLFRGLCAIIEAYLIYWALVYWIARKWFKFSKEWAAPLASGISICGVSAAIATGGAIKARPVVPIMVSSLVVIFAVVELILLPFFAQAFLWKEPMVAGAWMGLAVKTDGAAFASGAVVDALVIAKAETAAGIKYEPGWLLMAASTTKLFIDIFISIWAFILAYIWCAKIECKPGEKVSGGEIWRRFPKFVIAYAVTFIVILLISMQHAPKIAPVEANIKKIDKEIVSIEKQLATVTDPAQQAAIAAKIEEKKTQKKDLEASIKDSKKIVAQTSTATSGTNALRVLFFLMTFFTIGVISDFRKLWEEGIGKLALVYLICLFGFILWIGLLISYIFFHGVKPPVITG
- a CDS encoding AsmA family protein, whose product is MKQKVEKAIGPNVSIKYLSVKWSKIVAYDIVIKTPAGTTFLDIKSITLTPYMLSLLKKRVEIKEILMDSSTIFLIRTKQGKWLLPEFSKKEEENSSQKEDKKSSIELAIKEFKVTNANIIIQDDLKGFNIKLYDVAVNMSNKVSLFKSDETVVTASAKFPDRGDISLKAKGNFSDEKFTGSLTLKDLNMTLLRPYIRGGYTVKRGRLSFYSNFNINKGYVKAPSILRLKDLDIKSSGFFMGVSAPLLIEFLKEKDEIVLNCKIWGKWNNLKNDIPESLQKKITQQIGRTVTSLLRSLTNPIENLIKESR
- a CDS encoding secondary thiamine-phosphate synthase enzyme YjbQ, giving the protein MKTLTVKTSLREEFIDITDEVENVVKNSGVKSGVCYLYVPHTTAGITINEGADISVKKDIINALKKIAPYGAEYLHMEGNADSHIKTTLVGSSVSVFIEEEKLILGQWQSIFFCEFDGPRARKIYLKIIKEEA
- the hisD gene encoding histidinol dehydrogenase produces the protein MQIIKNKEELQKFFKKLRKRMPSYQGIDEKVRKILNDISKKGDKAVIKYTKLFDKHELPLKIQPQEIEANAKKVSKDIISALNFAKERIKKFHEHQLEQSWQYEEKDIVLGQIIRPIERIGAYVPGGKASYPSTVLMNVIPAQVAGVKEISVCVPTPQGEINSVVCAALHLLNIKEVYRIGGAQAIGAMAYGTETVKKVDKIIGPGNIYVATAKKIVFGEVDIDMIAGPSEILIIADRTAHANFIAADMLSQAEHDEMACSILITTQEELVEEVKKEIKKQLQLLPKSEIANRALKNYGAIIIVKSLKEAAEIANIIAPEHLEVMAENPEKLIPFLKNAGAIFLGHYSTEPIGDYIAGPNHTLPTSGTAKFFSPLGVYDFLKRSSLIKVKQKGFNTLAPYVEKLATIEGLQAHANTVKVRKSSI